One Aliidiomarina minuta genomic region harbors:
- the rpsL gene encoding 30S ribosomal protein S12, producing MATVNQLVRKPRKAPVVKSNVPALEACPQKRGVCTRVYTTTPKKPNSALRKVCRVRLTNGFEVTSYIGGEGHNLQEHSVVLIRGGRVKDLPGVRYHTVRGALDCAGVNDRRQGRSKYGAKRPKS from the coding sequence ATGGCAACAGTAAATCAATTAGTGCGTAAGCCGCGCAAAGCACCAGTTGTGAAAAGCAACGTGCCTGCGTTAGAAGCTTGCCCACAGAAACGTGGTGTATGTACTCGTGTATATACCACCACTCCTAAGAAACCAAACTCGGCATTACGTAAAGTATGTCGTGTGCGCTTAACCAACGGTTTTGAAGTTACTTCATATATCGGTGGTGAAGGCCATAACCTGCAAGAGCACAGTGTTGTTCTTATTCGTGGCGGTCGTGTTAAAGACTTGCCAGGTGTGCGTTATCACACCGTTCGCGGCGCATTGGATTGTGCTGGCGTAAATGATCGCAGACAGGGTCGTTCTAAGTACGGCGCAAAACGGCCTAAGTCCTAA
- the rpoC gene encoding DNA-directed RNA polymerase subunit beta' translates to MKDLLKFLKPANQTDEFDGIRIGLASPDQIRSWSYGEVKKPETINYRTFKPERDGLFCARIFGPVKDYECLCGKYKRLKHRGVICEKCGVEVTLTKVRRERMGHIELASPVAHIWFLKSLPSRIGLMLDMTLRDIERVLYFESYVIIDAGMTSMEVGSLLGEEDYLDALEEHGDEFEAKMGAEAVLHMLRQVNMPEQIKMLREELPETNSETKRKKISKRLKLLESFEGSGNKPEWMILQVLPVLPPDLRPLVPLDGGRFATSDLNDLYRRVINRNNRLKRLLDLAAPDIIVRNEKRMLQEAVDALLDNGRRGRAITGSNKRPLKSLADMIKGKQGRFRQNLLGKRVDYSGRSVITVGPKLRLHQCGLPKKMALELFKPFIYGKLEGRGLATTIKAAKKMVEREIPEVWDVLDEVIREHPVLLNRAPTLHRLGIQAFEPVLIEGKAIQLHPLVCAAYNADFDGDQMAVHLPLTLEAQMEARALMMSTNNILSPASGDPIIVPSQDVVLGIYYMTRSSINAKGEGMVFKSPAEAEKAYRTGDVILHSRVKVRVNDCERDEDGVVTEFTHIVETTVGRALLFMILPKGIAFSHINQNMGKKQISGLLNTCYRDCGLKDTVIFADQLMYTGFHYAMISGSSVGINDMEIPDSKKDIIEGAEAEVAEIQAQFEQGLVTAGEKYNKVIDIWSTANEKVSKAMMDNLSKESVTNAKGEQEEQQSFNSVYMMADSGARGSPAQIRQLAGMRGLMAKPDGSIIETPIVANFREGLNVLQYFISTHGARKGLADTALKTANSGYLTRRLVDVAQDLVITETDCGTEDGLYVKPLIEGGDVVEPLRERVLGRVVCEDLLTPGSNEVLIPRNTLIDEKWCDILEANSVDEIKVRSIITCDSLRGVCAFCYGRDLARGHIVNEGEAVGVIAAQSIGEPGTQLTMRTFHIGGAASRASAENNIQVKNPGKLKLHNAKTVENSDTHLVITSRSTELTLIDTYGRERERYKVPYGAILKKGDGDAVEGGEIVANWDPHTHPIITEVKGRIKFVDMIDGVTITTQTDELTGLSSYVVLETGQRTSAGKDMRPAVKLVGEDGEDVNIAGTEMPAQYFLPGGAIVSLSDNSEVGIGDTLARIPQEGSKTRDITGGLPRVADLFEARKPKEPAILAEITGTVSFGKETKGKRRLMITPPEGDHYEEMIPKWRQLNVFEGDQVSRGEVIADGPEAPHDILRLRGVSAVANYITNEVQEVYRLQGVKINDKHIEAIVRQMLRKGLIQKSGDSEFLEGEQVEVSRIIENNRRLEADGKMPALYERQLLGITKASLSTESFISAASFQETTRVLTEAAVQGKEDSLQGLKENVIVGRLIPAGTGYAYHQDRARKRQVEVEEAQEQSVSAEEAEQALSDALNQSDD, encoded by the coding sequence GTGAAAGATTTATTGAAGTTTCTGAAGCCCGCGAACCAGACCGACGAGTTCGACGGAATTCGTATCGGACTGGCATCGCCGGACCAGATTCGTAGCTGGTCATATGGTGAAGTTAAAAAGCCAGAGACCATCAATTACCGTACATTCAAACCTGAACGTGATGGTTTGTTCTGTGCTCGTATTTTCGGGCCGGTAAAAGACTACGAATGTTTATGTGGCAAATACAAGCGGCTCAAGCACCGCGGGGTTATCTGTGAGAAGTGTGGCGTTGAAGTCACTCTGACCAAGGTACGTCGTGAGCGCATGGGGCACATTGAACTGGCTAGCCCGGTTGCCCATATCTGGTTTTTAAAATCACTGCCATCCCGCATCGGTTTGATGCTGGATATGACGCTTCGTGATATCGAGCGCGTACTGTACTTTGAATCTTACGTAATTATTGACGCTGGTATGACGTCGATGGAAGTTGGTTCATTACTGGGTGAAGAAGATTACCTGGATGCGCTTGAAGAGCACGGTGACGAGTTCGAAGCCAAAATGGGTGCTGAAGCTGTATTGCATATGCTGCGCCAGGTGAACATGCCTGAGCAAATCAAAATGCTGCGCGAAGAGCTGCCTGAAACGAACTCAGAAACTAAGCGTAAGAAGATCTCTAAGCGTCTGAAGTTGCTGGAATCATTTGAAGGTTCAGGGAACAAGCCTGAGTGGATGATCCTGCAGGTTCTGCCTGTGTTACCACCGGATTTACGTCCACTGGTACCGCTGGATGGTGGCCGTTTTGCAACTTCAGATCTGAACGACTTATACCGTCGGGTGATCAACCGTAATAACCGTCTGAAGCGCCTGTTAGACCTGGCTGCTCCGGATATTATCGTGCGCAACGAAAAACGTATGTTGCAGGAAGCGGTTGATGCTTTATTAGACAACGGTCGTCGCGGTCGTGCTATTACTGGCTCTAACAAGCGTCCTCTGAAATCTTTGGCCGACATGATCAAAGGTAAACAGGGTCGTTTCCGTCAGAACCTGCTGGGTAAACGTGTTGACTACTCAGGCCGTTCGGTTATTACCGTAGGTCCTAAGTTGCGCCTGCATCAGTGTGGTCTGCCGAAGAAAATGGCACTGGAACTGTTCAAGCCCTTTATCTATGGCAAGCTGGAAGGTCGTGGTTTAGCCACTACCATTAAAGCGGCGAAGAAAATGGTTGAGCGCGAAATTCCTGAAGTATGGGACGTGCTGGACGAAGTCATTCGCGAACATCCGGTTCTGTTAAACCGTGCACCGACTCTTCACCGTCTGGGTATCCAGGCGTTTGAACCGGTGCTTATCGAAGGTAAAGCGATTCAGTTGCACCCATTAGTGTGTGCGGCCTATAACGCCGACTTCGACGGTGACCAAATGGCGGTTCACTTACCGTTGACTTTAGAAGCGCAAATGGAAGCTCGTGCGTTGATGATGTCGACCAACAACATCTTATCGCCAGCCAGTGGTGACCCTATCATCGTTCCTTCACAGGACGTTGTATTGGGCATTTACTACATGACGCGCTCATCGATAAACGCGAAAGGCGAGGGTATGGTGTTTAAAAGCCCGGCCGAAGCTGAAAAAGCTTATCGCACCGGCGATGTAATACTGCATTCGCGCGTTAAAGTACGTGTAAATGATTGCGAACGTGATGAAGATGGTGTGGTCACTGAGTTTACTCATATTGTCGAAACCACAGTAGGTCGTGCGTTATTGTTCATGATTCTGCCTAAAGGCATCGCCTTCTCGCATATCAATCAGAACATGGGTAAAAAACAGATCTCAGGTCTGTTGAATACCTGTTACCGCGATTGTGGTCTGAAAGATACCGTGATTTTTGCTGACCAACTGATGTACACAGGTTTCCACTACGCCATGATTTCGGGTTCTTCTGTCGGCATTAACGACATGGAAATCCCGGATTCTAAGAAAGACATCATTGAAGGCGCGGAAGCCGAAGTTGCGGAAATTCAGGCTCAGTTCGAACAGGGTCTGGTAACTGCAGGCGAGAAATACAATAAAGTTATCGATATCTGGTCAACGGCAAACGAAAAAGTTTCCAAAGCCATGATGGATAACCTGTCTAAAGAAAGCGTAACCAATGCCAAGGGTGAGCAGGAAGAGCAACAGTCTTTCAACTCGGTCTACATGATGGCGGATTCCGGTGCTCGTGGTAGCCCCGCACAGATTCGTCAGCTGGCTGGTATGCGTGGTCTGATGGCAAAACCTGATGGTTCAATCATCGAAACGCCTATCGTAGCTAACTTCCGTGAAGGTCTGAACGTACTTCAGTACTTCATCTCAACCCACGGTGCGCGTAAAGGTCTTGCCGATACAGCACTGAAGACGGCCAACTCAGGTTACCTGACCCGTCGTTTGGTTGACGTGGCGCAGGATCTTGTCATTACCGAGACCGACTGTGGTACGGAAGACGGTTTATACGTTAAACCACTGATTGAAGGTGGTGACGTAGTAGAGCCGTTGCGTGAACGGGTACTGGGCCGGGTAGTTTGTGAAGACTTACTGACTCCGGGTTCCAATGAAGTTCTGATCCCGCGTAACACACTAATTGATGAAAAATGGTGTGACATCTTAGAAGCCAATTCGGTGGATGAGATCAAGGTTCGTTCTATCATCACCTGTGATTCATTACGCGGTGTCTGTGCATTCTGCTATGGTCGCGACCTGGCACGTGGGCATATCGTTAATGAAGGTGAGGCCGTTGGTGTTATCGCAGCGCAGTCTATCGGTGAGCCAGGTACACAGCTTACCATGCGTACCTTCCACATCGGTGGTGCCGCATCACGGGCATCGGCTGAGAACAACATCCAGGTTAAGAACCCGGGTAAACTGAAACTTCACAATGCGAAAACTGTTGAGAACTCAGATACTCACCTGGTGATTACGTCACGTTCAACTGAACTGACGCTAATTGATACCTACGGTCGTGAGCGCGAGCGTTACAAAGTACCTTACGGTGCAATCCTGAAGAAAGGCGATGGAGACGCTGTTGAAGGCGGCGAAATCGTAGCGAACTGGGATCCGCACACTCACCCAATCATTACTGAGGTGAAAGGTCGCATTAAGTTTGTGGATATGATTGATGGCGTGACTATCACTACACAAACTGACGAACTGACCGGGCTGAGCAGTTACGTGGTACTGGAAACTGGTCAACGTACCAGCGCCGGTAAAGACATGCGTCCTGCAGTTAAACTGGTAGGTGAAGACGGCGAAGACGTTAACATCGCCGGCACCGAAATGCCTGCACAGTACTTCCTGCCAGGTGGCGCTATCGTCAGCCTGAGTGATAATTCGGAAGTAGGCATTGGTGACACCCTGGCACGTATTCCGCAAGAAGGTTCGAAAACGCGGGATATCACCGGTGGTCTGCCACGGGTTGCTGACTTGTTTGAAGCACGTAAGCCTAAAGAGCCGGCTATTCTGGCGGAAATCACAGGTACTGTTTCCTTTGGTAAAGAAACCAAAGGCAAGCGTCGCTTGATGATTACACCACCAGAAGGCGATCATTACGAAGAGATGATTCCGAAATGGCGTCAGCTGAATGTCTTTGAAGGTGATCAGGTCTCCCGCGGTGAAGTTATTGCCGATGGCCCTGAAGCCCCGCACGATATCTTGCGTTTACGCGGTGTGTCTGCAGTGGCTAATTACATCACTAACGAAGTTCAGGAAGTTTACCGCTTACAGGGTGTTAAGATTAACGATAAGCATATCGAAGCTATCGTTCGTCAAATGCTTCGTAAAGGGCTTATTCAGAAGTCTGGTGATTCTGAATTCCTTGAAGGCGAACAGGTCGAAGTGTCTCGTATCATTGAGAACAACCGTCGTCTTGAAGCGGATGGCAAAATGCCAGCGCTGTATGAGCGCCAGTTACTGGGTATTACCAAAGCGTCACTGTCGACTGAGTCCTTTATCTCAGCGGCATCGTTCCAGGAAACTACCCGCGTTCTTACTGAAGCTGCCGTGCAGGGTAAAGAAGACAGCCTGCAGGGTCTGAAAGAGAACGTTATCGTTGGCCGCTTGATACCAGCTGGTACGGGTTACGCCTATCACCAGGACCGTGCGCGCAAGCGTCAGGTTGAGGTGGAGGAAGCTCAGGAACAGTCGGTAAGTGCAGAAGAAGCGGAACAGGCGTTATCGGACGCTCTGAACCAAAGCGACGATTAA
- the rpsG gene encoding 30S ribosomal protein S7 yields the protein MPRRRVVGQRKILPDPKFGSELLAKFINIVMVDGKKSVAERIIYGALDIVAEKGDKDHMEVFETALDNIRPSVEVKSRRVGGSTYQVPVEVRPVRRNTLAMRWMVDAARSRGEKSMAQRLAGEMLDASLNKGSAVKKREDVHRMADANKAFAHYRW from the coding sequence ATGCCAAGAAGACGCGTAGTCGGCCAACGAAAAATCCTTCCGGATCCTAAGTTCGGATCAGAGTTGTTGGCGAAGTTTATTAATATTGTCATGGTTGATGGCAAGAAATCAGTCGCTGAAAGAATCATTTATGGTGCGTTGGATATCGTTGCTGAAAAGGGCGATAAAGACCACATGGAAGTATTCGAAACTGCATTGGACAACATTCGTCCAAGCGTAGAGGTTAAGTCACGTCGTGTAGGTGGCTCAACTTATCAGGTACCAGTAGAAGTTCGTCCGGTACGTCGTAACACTCTGGCTATGCGCTGGATGGTTGACGCTGCCCGCTCACGTGGTGAGAAGTCCATGGCTCAACGCCTGGCTGGCGAAATGTTAGATGCCTCTTTGAACAAGGGTTCTGCGGTTAAGAAGCGTGAAGACGTACACCGTATGGCAGACGCGAACAAAGCGTTCGCTCACTATCGCTGGTAA